TTCTCAATAACAAGCTCGTTCTTCTTGACTTCCCATCTGCGGTAGACGGGCTCGACCTTTTCGCGCGCCGCCTGTTCCATCCTTTCGGTCTTTTCAAGGTCAAGCTTTATGTTCGGTTCGATATAGGCTGTTACCAGAGACGCTGCCGCCTTGCGCGTCCTGCGGTCGCCGGGAAACTGCTTAGAGGCATATTCCTCGGCCACTTTTTCCAGTTCCCCACCCCCCAGCAGGGCCTGGGTTTCCCTGCGCATCTGCTTGCGCATGGAACCGTTGAATATCATTACCTCTTCTTCCCCCTGCTGCCTGAGCAGTTGAAGGTCCTCCTCACTGGCATAACCCGCAAGAAAGAGATTATCAAGAACGTTGAGCACCATATTCTGGAGCTTGGCCGTATTCGGATACGCGATCAGGACTTTCAGGTCCCTTTCGGGAACCTTCTCTTTTAGCCTTTCCTCAAGAGCAACGACCTTTTCATTAACGGGCGACTCCATCTCTTTTTGTTCCTCGATAGCACTGAAAACATCGTCTATCTCGGTCCTGATCCTCTCCTCGAGGACAAGGTCCCGTTCCGCATAAAAAGGAACATTTTCACTGGCCGTGTTCCTGGCCTTTTCGGTAGCCTCATCGTCTATCTCCCAGTAATAAACGAAATCATAGGGAGCGTAGATGGTCTTAAGCGCGATATCCCCCTCGTGTATCTTCCAGTGACTGAGCTTGGGGCTTATGAACATGCTCGCCAGGGTAACGGCAAAAAAGACCGCTATCATCAGAACGGAGATCGTCTGCTTGCGTGTTGCGATTTCCTTGAATTTCTTGGTATTAATAAGCTTATTCATTTTCAGGCCCCGCTTTTTCCCTGTACACCTTGATTATCTCTTGCACGAGTTCATGCCTGACCACGTCCTCGCCCTTAAGCATGACGAACTTGATACCCTCTATCTTCTCGAGAATGGAATTCGCGTGGATGAGTCCTGAACTTCTGCCTTTGGGCAGATCGCTTTGAGTAACATCCCCGGTAATAACGGTCTTGGAATCAAACCCCAGGCGCGTAAGGAACATCTTCATCTGCTCCTGAGTGGAATTCTGCGCTTCGTCCATGATTATGAAAGAATCGTTCAGCGTCCTTCCCCGCATAAAAGCCAGAGGCGCCACCTCGATAATACCCCTCTCCAGATAATCCTTTATTAGATGCGGCTCCACCATATCGTAAAGCGCATCATACAAAGGCCTGAGGTAGGGGTTGACCTTCTCGTACATGTCGCCTGGCAGATACCCCAGGCTCTCACCCGCTTCGACAGCGGGTCTTGTGAGGATTATCCTGGATACCAGGTTCTTCTTCAAAGCGTTAACCGCCATAGCCATGGCAAGGTAGGTCTTGCCGGTACCGGCAGGGCCGATGCCGAAAACTATATCGAATTTCCTTATGGCATCGATATACCTCTTCTGGCCGGCGCTTCTGGGCGTTATATAGGCCCTCTTTGAACTCACCTGGATCCTGTCAAGAAAGATATCATCAAGATGCACGGCTACTTCAGGGTTCTTAAGCGCGTAATCTATGTCCCGGGGAGAGAGATGACCACCTTTCCTTATTACCACAAGGAACTCGTCTATGACCTTATTAGCATTATCCAGAGCGTTTGCGTCCTCTGACGATATTTTAAGCCCCCCGTCACGGAAGGAAGTCGTCACGCCAAACGCCTTCTCGATCTTCCTGAGATTATCGTCGTGTTTTCCGAAAAGGACTCTTGCTTCTGAATCATCGGTAAGTCTTATGGTTCTTTCAGCCATGGTCCAACCTTATTTTATCCAGTCTTCCTCGGATTCATCCTTGATAGTGGTAGAAGGTTTATCCTGTTTCTTGCCTTCGTCGGGAACTGCCGTCTCCCGGCTTTCATCTTCTGTGTAAGAAGAACCCGCGGGAAGCTCTATATCCACCCCTATGAGTGTACGTTTTACGTTCCTTTCCCCGCCTTTCATGTCCTGGGGCTTGCCCATCAGATACCCGCGATTTCCGTCCAGGTTCTGGTCTACTCTTTTCTTCTTGAACGTATATACATCGATCGCACCGGCCCTGCAGCAGGCAAAAACGCTCACCAGAAAACAGACCAGCACAAAAGATCTTATTATCTTTTCCATTCTCTACCTCCTTCCCTGTCCACTCGTGTAAAGTGGTCGGGGGTTATCCTTCTTTCTTGGTTCTTTTTGTATGTTTAATCCCTAATTCCCTTAGCTGCCTGTCATCGACGTAGGAAGGCGCCCCGCTCAGAGGGCATATCCCCTTCTGTGTCTTGGGAAAAGGTATTACCTCGCGTATGGAAGAGTCTCCTGTAAACAGGGTGACCAGTCGGTCCATGCCGAAAGCGATCCCGCCGTGGGGCGGCGGTCCGTAATTGAACGCCTCCAGCAGGAAACCGAACTTGCTCTCTGCCTCCTCCTCGGTCAATCCCAGGATATCGAAGATCCTTTTCTGAACATCTCTTTTATGTATCCTTATGCTTCCAGAACCTATTTCGCTCCCGTTGAGGACAAGGTCATAGGAAAGCGATCTTATTTTCCCGAACTCTCCTTTTTCAAGCAGCTCCAGATCTTCCTGACGGAAAAAAGTGAACGGGTGATGTTCGGAGACCCATCTTTTCTCGTCCTTGTTGAACTTGAAAAGAGGAAAATCCACTACCCAGAGAAAATCGAACTTATCCTTTTCTATCAGGTTCTTCTCGCGTCCTATCTTAAGGCGCAGAGCACCCAAAGAATCCCATACTACTTCTTCCGCATCGGCTACCATGAATATCATGTCGCCCGCCGAGGCGCCTGTCTTTTCCCGGAACAGTTCAAGTTCTCCCGGTTTGAAGAACTTGGTTATCGGCGAGGAAAGACCTTCTTCTGTGACCTTGAAATAAGCCAGGCCCTTGGCTCCATACTCACCGACGAAAGCGGTAAGATCATCTATATCCTTGCGGCTTATGTCCGCGTAACCCGGCGCTGCTAGGGCCATTACCCGTCCCCCGGATGAAACGGCATTGGAGAAGACCTTGAAGGAGGATCTGCCAGCTTCTTCGGTAAGGTCCTGTAAATGAACTCCGAAACGTCTGTCCGGCTTATCACTGCCGTACTTCTCCATGACATGGCGGTAACTGACCCTTTCAAACGGTATTTCTATCTCCATGTCCATTACCTTGGAGAATATAGCCTTGAAAAGGCGTTCACAGACCCCGAATATATCCTCTTCTTCAACGAAAGACATCTCCATATCAAGCTGCGTGAATTCTGGCTGCCTGTCCGCCCTGAGGTCCTCATCCCGGAAACAGCGCACTATCTGGAAATACTTCTCCACGCCTGCCACCATCAGGATCTGCTTGAATATTTGAGGCGACTGTGGAAGCGCGTAAAAACTGCCCCCGTGGACCCTTGAGGGAACAAGATAGTCCCTTGCCCCTTCCGGAGTGGACTTTGTCAGCATCGGCGTTTCCACTGAAACGAACCCTTCATTATCAAGAAAGTCCGTTATATGACGGTATAGCTTGTGTTTTATGTTCAGCCGCTTTTGCATGGGCACTCGCCGGAGGTCAAGGTACCTGTATTTAAGGCGCATCTCCTCTGACACATCCACATCATCCTTTATCTCAAAAGGCGGTGTATCAGACTCTGAGAGCACCTCTATCCTGTCCACGTCGATCTCGATCCGGCCGGTAGCTATCTTGGGGTTCACCGTCCCTTCCGGACGAGGCGAGACCTTACCTTTCACTTTAACGCAGTATTCATTCCTGAGCTGGTGCGCTTTGACATGCGCTTCCTTGTTCTTCTCTGGATCGAACACTATCTGCGTCCTGCCATGCTTATCCCTGAGATCCATGAATATGATCTCACCGTGGTCTCTGCGCGAATCTATCCATCCGCAGAGAGCGACATCCTTGCCCGTATCCTCTGAACCCAGTTCACCGCAATTATGCGTACGTATCATCTCTTCCTTTCAGTTTTTTCACTGCTTCATCAAAACTTAAAGCCTGTTGCGTGCCTTCGCGCATATTCTTGAGGAGCACTTCGCCTTCCTTTACCTCCTGTTCTCCTATCAGGATCACAAAATCCCTGGACTCTTTACCAGCCCTTCTCATCTGGCCCTTGAGGGAGCGCCCGGTAAGATCGATATCCGAGCTGACGCCTCTGGCGCGAAATTGGTTGGCCGTCGAAAAAGCATGGCTGAAATACTCCTTATCCACGGGAATGACAAGGACCGGCGGCGGTCTGCGAGGGATTTTCTTCCTGTCCACGGCAAGAAGCAATCTTTCAACCCCGATGGCATACCCTGTAGCCCCCGCGCTGGGACCTCCCATCTGCTCGGTAAGTTCATCATACCTTCCTCCGGCGGCCACCGCGTCCTGAGCTCCCAGTGCCGGGTGACGCACTTCGAATATGGTCCCCGTATAATAATCAAGCCCCCTGACCAGGTCGCTCTTCTCCTTGAAAGG
The nucleotide sequence above comes from Candidatus Omnitrophota bacterium. Encoded proteins:
- a CDS encoding AAA family ATPase, producing MAERTIRLTDDSEARVLFGKHDDNLRKIEKAFGVTTSFRDGGLKISSEDANALDNANKVIDEFLVVIRKGGHLSPRDIDYALKNPEVAVHLDDIFLDRIQVSSKRAYITPRSAGQKRYIDAIRKFDIVFGIGPAGTGKTYLAMAMAVNALKKNLVSRIILTRPAVEAGESLGYLPGDMYEKVNPYLRPLYDALYDMVEPHLIKDYLERGIIEVAPLAFMRGRTLNDSFIIMDEAQNSTQEQMKMFLTRLGFDSKTVITGDVTQSDLPKGRSSGLIHANSILEKIEGIKFVMLKGEDVVRHELVQEIIKVYREKAGPENE
- the aspS gene encoding aspartate--tRNA ligase, with amino-acid sequence MIRTHNCGELGSEDTGKDVALCGWIDSRRDHGEIIFMDLRDKHGRTQIVFDPEKNKEAHVKAHQLRNEYCVKVKGKVSPRPEGTVNPKIATGRIEIDVDRIEVLSESDTPPFEIKDDVDVSEEMRLKYRYLDLRRVPMQKRLNIKHKLYRHITDFLDNEGFVSVETPMLTKSTPEGARDYLVPSRVHGGSFYALPQSPQIFKQILMVAGVEKYFQIVRCFRDEDLRADRQPEFTQLDMEMSFVEEEDIFGVCERLFKAIFSKVMDMEIEIPFERVSYRHVMEKYGSDKPDRRFGVHLQDLTEEAGRSSFKVFSNAVSSGGRVMALAAPGYADISRKDIDDLTAFVGEYGAKGLAYFKVTEEGLSSPITKFFKPGELELFREKTGASAGDMIFMVADAEEVVWDSLGALRLKIGREKNLIEKDKFDFLWVVDFPLFKFNKDEKRWVSEHHPFTFFRQEDLELLEKGEFGKIRSLSYDLVLNGSEIGSGSIRIHKRDVQKRIFDILGLTEEEAESKFGFLLEAFNYGPPPHGGIAFGMDRLVTLFTGDSSIREVIPFPKTQKGICPLSGAPSYVDDRQLRELGIKHTKRTKKEG